One window of the Candidatus Phycorickettsia trachydisci genome contains the following:
- a CDS encoding AbrB/MazE/SpoVT family DNA-binding domain-containing protein — MKNKVEKTLMRTKLGEGGRVIIPLAFRQNLHLAVGDEVILQMDSNSINITTPYQALQKLQAKVRNNLQSINQNISLVDELVSIRRSEDE, encoded by the coding sequence ATGAAAAATAAAGTTGAAAAGACATTAATGCGTACAAAATTAGGTGAAGGAGGTAGGGTGATTATACCTCTAGCCTTTCGCCAGAATTTGCATCTAGCAGTAGGAGATGAGGTGATTTTACAAATGGATAGTAATTCTATAAACATCACTACGCCATATCAAGCTTTACAAAAGCTACAAGCTAAGGTAAGGAATAACTTACAATCAATAAATCAAAATATTTCTTTAGTTGATGAATTAGTATCTATAAGACGTTCCGAAGATGAGTAA